In Humulus lupulus chromosome 7, drHumLupu1.1, whole genome shotgun sequence, the following are encoded in one genomic region:
- the LOC133788339 gene encoding uncharacterized protein LOC133788339 isoform X1, translating into MGSEGPPAVTIHVTGFKKFHGVPENPTETIVTGIKEYLKKNGFPKGLILGSCSILETAGQGALDSLNKTLQSSISAKDSESSNSGRVIWVHFGVNSGATRFAIEHQAVNEATFRCPDEMGWKPQKVPIIPLDGGISNKRETSLPVEEVTNALVTKGYEVMTSDDAGRFVCNYVYYHSLWFSEQNKTKSLFVHVPLFSTIDEETQMRFAASLLEVLATLY; encoded by the exons ATGGGGTCTGAAGGGCCTCCGGCAGTAACAATTCATGTGACAGGGTTCAAGAAATTCCATGGAGTTCCAGAGAACCCAACAGAGACAATTGTCACTGGTATCAAAGAGTACTTGAAGAAGAATGGTTTTCCCAAAGGTCTAATTCTTGGGAGCTGCAGCATTCTTGAGACTGCAGGACAAGGTGCACTCGATTCCCTAAACAAGACCTTGCAATCTTCAATCAGTGCTAAGGATTCCGAATCTTCGAATTCGGGGAGAGTTATTTGG GTGCACTTTGGAGTTAACAGTGGTGCAACAAGGTTTGCTATTGAGCATCAAGCTGTCAATGAAGCTACTTTCCGTTGTCCTGACGAGATGGGTTGGAAACCTCAG AAAGTGCCGATAATTCCCTTAGATGGTGGAATTTCAAACAAACGAGAG ACTTCTCTTCCAGTTGAGGAGGTAACCAATGCCTTGGTAACTAAGGGTTACGAGGTGATGACTTCAGATGACGCTGGGCGTTTTGTATGCAACTACGTTTACTATCATTCGCTCTGGTTTTCTGAGCAGAACAAAACGAAATCACTGTTTGTGCATGTCCCACTCTTCTCCACTATCGACGAGGAGACCCAGATGCGATTTGCTGCTTCTTTGTTAGAGGTACTTGCTACTTTATACTAG
- the LOC133788339 gene encoding uncharacterized protein LOC133788339 isoform X2: MGSEGPPAVTIHVTGFKKFHGVPENPTETIVTGIKEYLKKNGFPKGLILGSCSILETAGQGALDSLNKTLQSSISAKDSESSNSGRVIWVHFGVNSGATRFAIEHQAVNEATFRCPDEMGWKPQLFCRKCR, encoded by the exons ATGGGGTCTGAAGGGCCTCCGGCAGTAACAATTCATGTGACAGGGTTCAAGAAATTCCATGGAGTTCCAGAGAACCCAACAGAGACAATTGTCACTGGTATCAAAGAGTACTTGAAGAAGAATGGTTTTCCCAAAGGTCTAATTCTTGGGAGCTGCAGCATTCTTGAGACTGCAGGACAAGGTGCACTCGATTCCCTAAACAAGACCTTGCAATCTTCAATCAGTGCTAAGGATTCCGAATCTTCGAATTCGGGGAGAGTTATTTGG GTGCACTTTGGAGTTAACAGTGGTGCAACAAGGTTTGCTATTGAGCATCAAGCTGTCAATGAAGCTACTTTCCGTTGTCCTGACGAGATGGGTTGGAAACCTCAG TTGTTTTGCAGAAAGTGCCGATAA
- the LOC133791875 gene encoding uncharacterized protein LOC133791875 yields the protein METRVNVEEMKRLCKCLGFDRGGFLDVIGLAGGFRFLWNNDVGLHLVEASNGIFETLIWDDKVNVFWTLFATYRSPYEDQKQSFWNRLKNRVLDCDNCWVIVGDLNVMLQDHEKMGGNRLSQRDTKILREFLEDTVVRLDFVKHGPERIVVIKTAWLENSFRGNPLDICKKLEATKKNLKRWCKDTFGMLENKIELIEKRLEWVQKQQYDKDLLEEEARLYLELNEMWLRQEMIWRQRSRETLLVKRDRNT from the exons ATGGAAACAAGAGTGAATGttgaagaaatgaagaggttATGCAAGTGTTTGGGTTTTGACAGAGGCGGATTTCTGGATGTTATTGGGCTAGCTGGGGGCTTTCGCTTCCTTTGGAACAATGATGTGGGGCTTCATTTGGTAGAAGCTTCTAATGGTATTTTTGAGACATTAATATGGGATGATAAAGTGAATGTGTTTTGGACTCTCTTCGCTACTTACAGGAGTCCCTATGAGGATCAAAAACAAAGCTTTTGGAACAGATTGAAGAATAGAGTGCTTGACTGTGATAACTGTTGGGTCATTGTGGGAGACCTAAATGTGATGCTTCAAGATCATGAGAAGATGGGTGGAAACCGATTATCCCAAAGAGACACAAAGATCCTACGAGAATTCCTAGAGGACACGG TCGTCCGTTTAGATTTTGTGAAGCATGGACCAGAGAGGATAGTTGTGATTAAAACTGCTTGGCTGGAAAATTCTTTCCGAGGCAACCCGTTAGACATTTGCAAGAAATTAGAAGCCACAAAGAAGAATCTCAAAAGATGGTGTAAGGATACGTTTGGAATGCTTGAGAACAAAATAGAATTGATTGAAAAAAGGTTGGAGTGGGTGCAGAAACAACAATATGATAAAGATTTACTCGAAGAAGAAGCAAGGTTGTATCTAGAACTTAATGAAATGTGGCTCAGGCAAGAGATGATATGGAGACAGAGATCAAGAGAAACATTGTTAGTAAAAAGGGATCGAAACACATAA